ggtgcggtggcggaggaggaggccggggcggcgaaggaggaggcggaggaggaggaggaggtgaggaagaagaaggtgcTGCTCCGGATCTATGGCGACGGGACGGATCGCTTCTTTGATCGCGCCGACGAGGTGTGCACCTTCGAGTGCATCTCCCTCCACGGCCAGGGCCCGCGCCTCCTCGCCCGATTCCCGAACGGGCGCATTGAGGAGTTCATCCACGCTAGGGTTTGTATTCGCCTCTTGGATTCATCATATTATTTCAATCGATCTTTTGTTCTTCCAATTTTTGCcctattttttaagaaaatttgccAATAATAGGGTTATTTTGGTAGTCCTATTGAATTGTTGGAGATGATAGCAAACGATAGGGTAATTTACTTTTGTCGAGTAATTTGTTgaattgaaatttggttttgttGCTCTCTTATCCCCGGGGCTTGAGCTGCAATCCTAGACGTTACTTAAGTATTTACTTAGAAAGTATTAATTTGGTTCGATCGCATAATAATGGAAGAATCATCTTTACAAAGCTAGAATCTGCTTAGAAAAGTTAGTGGATTAAGGAATATAAGCGAATGGAAAGGGGGGAGTTACTGTGGAATAAAGCTTGCTCCACTTAAGCGAATTCTCTGGAGAGAGGCCTTGGTCAGAGGAAGGGTGGCTTATGCCTATTGCAAATAACGAGTATAGATGCTTCCTGTTTTGAAACTATGATTGCCTCGTGACCTTTTCTAAGGTGTTTCTCTTCCCCTTTAGATCTTTTTAGCTGAATCTGTTTCTTATCTTTATGTTTTAGATAATGGATGAATTCAAGAATGGGATTGTGAACCAGAGAAATAGTTTGTTAAATAAGTTAGCTCTTTGATTTTGCGTAACCAATACTAGATCTTTGAATAGCTTTAACCAGTCTATCTGACTTTTCTTCACTTCTCTTTGGAAAAGGAAAGGATTAAGAGGTGTGACTAACAACAGAAATAGAACGTATTGAACCCTAGGATGTACTTTTTGGTGATAAGACATAAGAGATGTATAAGAACTTGTcattatacatataaatacaagTGACTTATAAAGTTGTCCTTCAACTATAGAGATTCTGATTTGGTTTTTATGGCACTACAGACCCTTTCAGCTGTTGACCTTCGTGACGAAAAAATTTCTGCTCTCGTGGCAGCAAAACTAAGGGAATTTCATGATCTTGACATGCCTGGTCCAAAAACAATTCAGCTTTGGAACAGATTAAGGTACCTTTTAATTGCTATATCAAATATTGTATatcaatattttgttaaaaCAAATGGACATAATATTTACAATCTGCCCTTTTTAAGGAATTGGCTTAGGGCAGCAAGGAGCTTGTGCCCCCCTGAGGAAGCCGAAGAATATTGCTTGGATATCATGGAGGAGGAGATTACTGATTTAGAGAACGAATTTTCTGGCCAGAATCAGAGGATAGGGTTTTGTCATAATGATCTTCAGTATGGCAACATCATGATTGATGAAGAGACTAGCTTAGTGACCATAATTGTAAGTTTTTTCTTCTGTCAATTCTCCAATATAATTCCTATTGTTCTTCAATTACATAACCTTCCACGCTATGCAGAATTATATTTGTTTCTTCCTCTTATAGTAAGCGTCACTATTTGAGCAATTTGCACTACTAGTTTATTTTTCCGGGAGTGATTAGTAATGGTTGTTTGAGCGGCGCATTATACATGGGATTgactttattttgaaaacatATGTTGTGtcttttctatttctattaAACTTATTTATTCTATCACTACTGCTGCTTTATGGCCTTTTTTCTCCCGTCACTTTGTTGTTTAGTGTTTGAAATTCGTGCTCCCTTTTGATTTTAGAGAGAGGGGGAGTAGAAAATGTGGAGTTTAGTTGATTTACTTGTATCTCCTTTCTTGAATAGGATTACGAGTATGCAAGTTTCAATCCAGTTGCATATGACATTGCGAATCACTTTTGTGAGATGGCGGCTAACTACCATTCGGAAAAGCCTCACATATTAGACTACACCAAGTACCCAGGTAGCCAACTTCTCATATTTGCTTGATTGATGTTGTTGTTTTACTATTTTTCTCCATTCAATCTGATCACTTGATAAAAATTCTTACATGATTCCACTTGACAGGTTTCGAGGAGCGTAAGAGATTTGTGGAGACCTACCTGAGTTCTTCTGGTAATATGGAattcatgtttttctcaaaaaaaaaaaatggaattcATGTTAATTTCTTATCGTCCTTGACATAATATCATAATCAGTAGTGTGTGGCTGTTTTTCATTTTGCAAGtgttattctttttatttgattctttttccTGTTAAATAGCATGTCAGATGGCAGTAGTCATACCGAACCTGGCCACTTACTTTGCACTATAATCAATTATGTTAGAATAGAGCTCACTGGTAAAGAGATAAGCCATGCTTAAGAAAATGAACATCGCGAATGCTACGTTAGAAGAACGACACAACTGATTCAGTATACTAAAATTGCCATAATGATGTTAGGACAAGGATGAACAGGGCCCGAGAGTTTACGGGTTAAGGGGTATAGCAATATTTGGCTAATGCTGAATGAATTAGTCGGGGAGTACCTTATTTCAGTTTCTCATCATCTGAATATCGTTGAACTTGTCTCGATTCCTCTGAATTTGCTTTTTTACTACAAAATAAATGCGACACTTCGATAAAAAATTGCTATTCATGCTTAAATCCTCCATTTTACTCTCTCTAAAGTAGAATATGGATCCCTCTCGAAACAGGTGAGGAACCTGATGACACCGAACTCGAGAACCTGCTCGAAACCATCGAGAAGTATGCTCTCGCAAGCCATCTCGTATGGGGCCTTTGGGGATTAATCTCTGTAAGCCGCTCTCCATCGCAAACTCTCTCTTCAACTTTTAAAATCATTCTCTACGCAttcttcccttttttctttttctttttctttttctttttgctcttCGCTAATTCCCCTCTTTAACTACAGGAACACGTAAACGACATCGACTTCGACTACATGGAGTACGCGCGGCAAAGGTTCCAGCAGTATTGGCTAAAGAAATCTTTGACTTTGGTTTAATAACCTCTTTaggaaagaagaaacaaaaaagaaaagaaaggaaaagtaaaGTTCAAGGGCCTCATCAAACAAAATCGCAGCTTCATCAAGTTACCGGGGTTTCAACTTTTCTGGGTGCAAGGCTAAGGTTAACAAAGTGACATCTCTAGAAAATATAATCCTTAAGATTGTGCTGTTCGCGCCGCAATATGTACAAAGGCTCAAGCTGTACAATAAAAGTAGTAAATAAACTCGAGTAGTGTCGTAAAATCAAAGCTGTTATGCTACAATAACAGTGAGATTTTGGTGTTCCTAATGTTTGTATTACTATAGGATTTCGACTGTATTGATGTATATAGCACATAAATACCCACTAATAATGGTTTAAGAGTGATTTTGAAGTTTAGGACTTGCTACTCTAAACACTCTTTCTATCTGAAAAgacaaaaaggagaaaaaaaaaagaagcatttcTCTTCCTAGTGGGGTGGTTGaattgtcttctttttttcttttcttttttttctgaagtACAAATTTGTTTCGTGATATTTATTCTCTCATTAAGAATGGGTGaatttgaaaaatcaaattcatttttgtaaaaatatgaaTCGAACTAAGCAAATTCCAGTCCGGGCCAAGCCACGGAAAAAA
This portion of the Ananas comosus cultivar F153 unplaced genomic scaffold, ASM154086v1, whole genome shotgun sequence genome encodes:
- the LOC109704569 gene encoding probable choline kinase 2, which gives rise to AVAEEEAGAAKEEAEEEEEVRKKKVLLRIYGDGTDRFFDRADEVCTFECISLHGQGPRLLARFPNGRIEEFIHARTLSAVDLRDEKISALVAAKLREFHDLDMPGPKTIQLWNRLRNWLRAARSLCPPEEAEEYCLDIMEEEITDLENEFSGQNQRIGFCHNDLQYGNIMIDEETSLVTIIDYEYASFNPVAYDIANHFCEMAANYHSEKPHILDYTKYPGFEERKRFVETYLSSSGEEPDDTELENLLETIEKYALASHLVWGLWGLISEHVNDIDFDYMEYARQRFQQYWLKKSLTLV